The DNA window CTTTCACGGTGTCCTCCTTCAGGGGCTGTTGATAAGATCAACGCAGCCTATCGGGAGGCGGAATCGGCTTTGCGGCGGAAACTGGATTTTTCGTCGACGATTTTCTGGCGGTTATTTGACTATTCTGAGATATCAATAACTTATCCATTCGCGGGGACAGGACGTGGAAAAGCAGCAGGCAGGCGAGTTGACCCATTCCCTGATGCGCCCATTTCACCTGGACGACTGGAGGGTCGATCCCGCCGCCGGAATCATTTCGCGCAACCACGAACAAGTTCACCTGGAACCGCGAGTCATGACGGTGCTGACCCTGTTGGCCGGTCGTGCAGGGGAAGTGATCAGTCGCGAGCAACTGGAGGCCGAGGCATGGGCCGGCACGGTGGTCGGCTATGACGCCCTCGCCAGCAGTATTCTCAAGCTGAGGAAGGCCCTGGGCGATAGCACCCGACAGCCGCGCTATATCGAAACCGTATCGAAGAGGGGTTACCGACTGGTCGCGCCGGTGACCTTCGACGAACCCGCGTCCGGCGACACTGCCACTACTCCCTCTTCCCCCGCAAATCGATCAAGGTCCTGGAGAGTGGGCGCCATCGCCACGCTTGTGCTGGCGATGGTCGTCGTGCTCGCGGTCGTTTTCGTGGGACACGGTGGGATCGACGAGAACGAAACCGGAACGAACCTGAAAACTCTGGCAGTAATGCCCTTCGCCAATATCAGCAACGATCCGGAAAACGAATACTTCGTCGAGGGCATCACCGACGACATCATTACCAACCTGTCTGGTCTGTCCGACGTGTTGGTCATTTCGCGCAGCGCGACCTATCGCTATAAAGGGCAGGAATTCGAGCCAAGGAATGTTGGTCAGGAACTGGGTGCCGACTACCTGGTCGAGGGCAGTGTCCGCAAAGCCGGAAAACGATGGCGGATCAACGCCAGCCTGATTGAAACCGGTACCGGCGTGCAGTTGTGGGCAAAGAAATTCGAAAGCAGGGAATCAAGCCTGTTCAAGGCGCAGGATGAACTCACCAACGGCATCGTCAGCGCCCTTGCTCTGCAGTTGAGTTCAAGCGACAAAAAGCGACTGCATTACCGGGCGACGACGAACTTCGAGGCCTACGACCTGTTCCTTCACGGCCAGAAACTGTTCAAGGAACGTACGCGGGAAGCGAATGAAGCGGCGCAGGACGCCTATCGCGAGGCGATCAAGCTCGATCCCAGCTTTGCGCGCGCCCACAGCGCTTTGGCCGTTGCCCTCAC is part of the Acidiferrobacteraceae bacterium genome and encodes:
- a CDS encoding winged helix-turn-helix domain-containing protein, with product MEKQQAGELTHSLMRPFHLDDWRVDPAAGIISRNHEQVHLEPRVMTVLTLLAGRAGEVISREQLEAEAWAGTVVGYDALASSILKLRKALGDSTRQPRYIETVSKRGYRLVAPVTFDEPASGDTATTPSSPANRSRSWRVGAIATLVLAMVVVLAVVFVGHGGIDENETGTNLKTLAVMPFANISNDPENEYFVEGITDDIITNLSGLSDVLVISRSATYRYKGQEFEPRNVGQELGADYLVEGSVRKAGKRWRINASLIETGTGVQLWAKKFESRESSLFKAQDELTNGIVSALALQLSSSDKKRLHYRATTNFEAYDLFLHGQKLFKERTREANEAAQDAYREAIKLDPSFARAHSALAVALTVEFWRNWSDNPTETLDRALEMANLSVRLNPASPQAHWARGYALMYQKKHKQAIRAVEKAIDIAPTYADGYGLLALINNQLGNGKEAARLITKGMKLDPHYSWDYPYILGRAYYVMGRYEDAIKTLGIALKRNEQAVNPRLFLTATYVALGRLDDAKWEVEQIRIMNPDTTLSHLKNDYPIADKALQKRFLDQLRKAGLPEA